Part of the Desulfitibacter alkalitolerans DSM 16504 genome is shown below.
CAGGATACATAAATAACCGTTTCAGGTTTAACAGTTATAATGGTATCCAGTAATGCATGATGACAGCCCTGCCTGGGGGGATCAACCACAATAATATCTGGCTTGATGCCCATGTCAACAAGCTTTTTTGCTTCTGTTTCAGCTTTGCCTAGAATAAATTCCACATTTTTTATATTATTTAGGTGGGCATTTTCTCTTGCGTTTCCTACTGCTTCTTCCAGGGACTCAATCCCATACACCTGCTTTGCTATTTCGCCAAGCAAAATGGTGATGGTACCCGTTCCGCTGTATAAATCAAAAATAATACCAGCATCATCAGATTTTGCAAAGTTAATAACACACTCATAGAGTTTTTCCGTTTGCAATGAATTTACCTGAAAAAAGGAGTTTGCCGATACTATAAATCTCTTTTCACTTATCTCCTCCAAAAAGTAATCTCTACCATATAGGATATTGCTTTTCCCCTCCCAGGGCACTTTAGGATTTGGAACCACAGATTCTATAATAGATACTACTTTAGGAAAAAGATTTTTAATTTCCTCAACAAGTTTGTTAACCTGAAGATTATCATGAGAATAGTCTGCAAATATAAGGCCTAACAAAAACTCATTTTTAAAAGCAGACTCCCTTATCAGAACTCTTTTCAGTTTATCCAGGCCATAAGCATTAATCAGCCTCTCTAATTCATTAGCTAATACTTTCAAGTCAGATGAAACTAGTAAGCAATCTTTTCCTGGTACAAATTCATTACTACTGTCTTCAAAAAAGCCTAATTTTAAGAGAGCATTATTACCTCTAAGGTTTTCTCGTCCCACCTGAAAAATAATCTTATTCCTATATCCCCAGGGGTTGGTCATACCAATACATTGGTTAACCTTCACATTAGTAAGACCCCCAATCCTTTCCAGTGCATTAGCTACAATTTTTGTTTTTTCTGTAAGCTGTTCCTCGTACTCTAAATGCAGCAGCTGACAGCCGCCGCACCTTGTATAACTAGTGCATGAAGGTCCTATCCTGTGAGGAGAAGCCGCAATAATCTCTTTCAAGGTTCCTTCAGCATAGCTCTTTTTAATTTTATCTATTCTGACCTTAACCAATTCACCTGGAAGAGCACCTTTCACAAAGACAGCTAATCCCTGGTGTCTTCCCACTCCCTTGCCCTCGTGGGTTAGGCCTGTTATTTTCAATTCGATAACGGAGTTTTCCATTAGTTTCACCCCTATGAAGCAATAAATTTAAATTTATCAAATGAGCCAAGAGGGTGAGTAGCCCATGGGAGTCTCACCCACAGGCTCTCCCAGAACCGGACGTGAACCTCTCAGCTCATCCGGCTCCCATTATTCAGTCGTTAATTATACCAAGTTTCCAATGCACAAAAAGTTGAGGAACTGCCTCTGCTACTTTGATGAGCCATCTCCTAGCTCTAGCTTTGCTTCCATTGATATTCTTATACTTTCTTCGTACCCATTTTTGCAAGGTTTTGTTGATATATTTAAGCACAGGGGTTAATTCCGATTTGCAAAAACTACCATAGTAGTTTATCCATCCCCTTATCTTGGGATTTAGAAGGTCTGCCAAATCATTGATTTCTCGATTTGTTCGAAATTGAAGGTTCATATTTCTCACATTTTGTTTTATTGCCTTGCTTGCTTTGTTACTTATTGCTGGCGAGAATGTTATGAAGTACTCTCCTCGTCTGTTCTTGGCAAGCCTTGACCTAAAAGTATATCCTAGAAAGTCAAATTTCTCTTGAGTGTGACTTCCTTTTCTATTGTCATCTTTGCAATATACTATTCGGGTCTTGTCTGGATGCAATTCTAGCCCTATGTTCTTAAATCTTGCTGTTAGCGTTTCTAGTATGTTTTCTGTTTCTTCTAAGGTTGAGCAATGTACTACTCCATCATCTGCATATCTTGCCCATGGGTTATTGGGATAATTTATTTTCATCCATTTATCAAATGCATAGTGCATGAATAGATTTGCAAGTATCGGACTAATGACACCACCTTGCGGTGTTCCAGAGTCTCTTTTTATCTCTGTTCCATCTGCTTTTTGAAAAGGTGCCTTTAACCATCTCTCAATGTACAATATTTCCCATTTCTCCTTTGTGTGTTTGTGTACTGCCTTCATCAGGAGTTCATGGTCTATATTGTCAAATAGTCCTTTAATATCGAACTCTAGTACCCAGTCATATTCCCAGCACCTCTGTCTGGTAATGCCTACTGCTTCTATTGCTGACTTATTCGGACGGTACCCATAGGAGTCTTCCAGAAAGTAGGGTTCTACTTTTGGTTCAAAATGGATTTTTACTACCATTTGTGCTATTCTGTCTGCTACTGTCGGTATTCCTAGTACTCTTATCCCACCATTTTTCTTTGGTATATCAACTGCTTTTACTGCTGGGGGAAAGTATGTTCCAGACGACATCCTGTTCCATATTTTGTACAGATTGTTTTTAAGGTCTTTTTCAAATTCTTTTAGACTTACTTCGTCGATACCTGCAGAGCCTTTATTCGCTTTCACTTTCTCATAGGCTTCTTGTACTATTTGTTTTGGTATTCTAAACGGCTTTGTTTTGTTCATTAGCTCCTCCCATTTCTGGTTGACTGATACTCAAAACTGAATAATATAGTTCGCTTTCGCTACCCTTCACTCCACTTCCATTACAGAAGCTTCATCATTACTACGGTCTATTCCGCCCCTATACTCTGCATCCGTATTTCACCCTTATGGGGGTTTCCCATTTGTGGTTTTTCCGTTAGCATCAGAGTCGTAGGTTCCCACGTTCCCTATAAAAGCCTAAATCATGTTCATGTCACCTCTATGCCGGTCACCATATAGTCGGTAATCAGGTCTCCTCTATACTTATCCTAGAATGACGGTTAGATCCTAGTTTTGATGACTTCT
Proteins encoded:
- the rlmD gene encoding 23S rRNA (uracil(1939)-C(5))-methyltransferase RlmD, which produces MENSVIELKITGLTHEGKGVGRHQGLAVFVKGALPGELVKVRIDKIKKSYAEGTLKEIIAASPHRIGPSCTSYTRCGGCQLLHLEYEEQLTEKTKIVANALERIGGLTNVKVNQCIGMTNPWGYRNKIIFQVGRENLRGNNALLKLGFFEDSSNEFVPGKDCLLVSSDLKVLANELERLINAYGLDKLKRVLIRESAFKNEFLLGLIFADYSHDNLQVNKLVEEIKNLFPKVVSIIESVVPNPKVPWEGKSNILYGRDYFLEEISEKRFIVSANSFFQVNSLQTEKLYECVINFAKSDDAGIIFDLYSGTGTITILLGEIAKQVYGIESLEEAVGNARENAHLNNIKNVEFILGKAETEAKKLVDMGIKPDIIVVDPPRQGCHHALLDTIITVKPETVIYVSCNPATLARDLKVLTEFYTVKEVQPVDMFPHTGHVECVVQIQRKKCL
- the ltrA gene encoding group II intron reverse transcriptase/maturase → MNKTKPFRIPKQIVQEAYEKVKANKGSAGIDEVSLKEFEKDLKNNLYKIWNRMSSGTYFPPAVKAVDIPKKNGGIRVLGIPTVADRIAQMVVKIHFEPKVEPYFLEDSYGYRPNKSAIEAVGITRQRCWEYDWVLEFDIKGLFDNIDHELLMKAVHKHTKEKWEILYIERWLKAPFQKADGTEIKRDSGTPQGGVISPILANLFMHYAFDKWMKINYPNNPWARYADDGVVHCSTLEETENILETLTARFKNIGLELHPDKTRIVYCKDDNRKGSHTQEKFDFLGYTFRSRLAKNRRGEYFITFSPAISNKASKAIKQNVRNMNLQFRTNREINDLADLLNPKIRGWINYYGSFCKSELTPVLKYINKTLQKWVRRKYKNINGSKARARRWLIKVAEAVPQLFVHWKLGIIND